A window of the Lolium perenne isolate Kyuss_39 chromosome 7, Kyuss_2.0, whole genome shotgun sequence genome harbors these coding sequences:
- the LOC127315157 gene encoding uncharacterized protein — MPPKAPARKMRAKKTKPPGMSNAEWAADEQRRDVETSARAERVKRAAAKRSAEAAQEEQARLISMAYSGGMFPGQWPTQGTTSSPSSLSSSLYSPSPTAVFQEGAYVQPSKPTPSPPEVDVGGGGLFEGTSPALRRGPLTFGAMAAPNEEEIHEMITSGTTAAAASPGFFMTAAAACPGFFTQEETRATAAVAARNEHREDVADGSQAVEEEGEEEEEPTQSAANLSKGKKKRKKDSPPAEPRIKWTPKEEECLAEAWMTVSTNGIIGANQSFDTYWLRVKQAYEERKLVDPYFKKTNMNVFRGDKAMATHWGLMQTACSKWHGIQEECEKRPISGHDLEQKLRRALDMYTDDTGLQFKFLNVYARLENCEKWKEVRTTLSKSKTEQYNPDAPAASAAEGRPELGEEAQRAQKDGQSRRRDAKASIDKINANSLFRSVLILIDLGTRIV; from the exons atgccgccgaaggcgccggcgaggaagatgcgggcgaagaagacgaagccgccgggcatgtcgaacgccgagtgggcggcggacgagcaaCGGCGCGACGTGGAaacaagcgccagggcggagagggtgaaaagagccgccgccaagaggtcggcggaggcggcccaggaggaacaagcgaggctgatcagcatggcctatagcggcggtatgttccccggccaatggccgacgcaaggtacaacaAGTTCCCCGTCTTCCTTATCGTCTTcgctgtactcgccgtcgccgactgccgtgttccaagagggcgcctacgtccaaccgtccaagcccacaccgtcgccgcccgaggttgacgtcggcggcggcggcctgttcgagggcacctcgccggccctgcgacgagggccgctcacgttcggtgcgatggcggcgccgaacgaagaggagatccacgagatgatcacctccggcaccaccgccgccgctgcgagcccggggttcttcatgaccgccgccgctgcgtgcccggggttcttcacgcaagaggagacgagggcgacggcagctgtggcggcgcgcaacgagcatcgggaggatgttgccgacggaagccaagccgtcgaagaagaaggcgaggaagaagaagagccaactcaatccgccgccaacctgtcgaaggggaagaagaagaggaagaaggactcgccgcctgccgaaccgcgtatcaaatggacgccgaaggaagaggagtgcctcgccgaagcttggatgaccgtgtccacgaacggcataatcggggccaatcagtcgttcgacacatattggcttcgagtgaagcaggcgtacgaggagcgcaaactcgtcgatccctacttcaagaagacgaacatgaacgtgttccggggagacaaggcaatggccacccattgggggctcatgcagacggcgtgcagcaaatggcacggcatacaggaggagtgcgagaaacggccgatcagcggccacgacttggagcaaaag ctgcgccgagctttggacatgtacacggacgacaccggcctgcagtttaagttcctcaacgtctacgcccgcctcgagaactgcgagaagtggaaggaagtccgcacgaccctctcgaagagcaagaccgagcagtacaaccccgacgctccggcggcaagcgcggcggaagggcgccctgaactcggcgaagaagctcaaagagctcaaaaagacgggcaatcccgccgacGGGATGCAaaggcgtcgatcgacaa AATTAACGCCAATAGCCTGTTCCGTTCTGTCCTTATCCTCATCGATCTGGGAACAAGAATCGTCTGA